AAGCACTGGTCACCCTGATGCTGCAGGCGCTGGGTCAGGCGGACGCCGGTCGTATCATCCTGAAAATGGAAAAACAGATCGCGCAGATGGAAAACGACGCGCAGGCTGACGTCTTTGCCAATACGGTTAAGCAGATTAAACAAGCTTATCGTCAGTGAGAGTGACCGGCTGGCAGGCTGTCAGCCGGTAATACGTTCGGCACGCGAAACGCAGGTGGGATTCAAATGAATCCGGTAGCCGCCGCATAGCAGGCAATCTGCGTTTTATTCGGTGCGTTAAACTTCTTCTGCATGTTTTTCTGGTGAAAATTCACCGTGTTCTCTGAAATCGACAGGATCATAGCGATCTCCGCCGAGGTCTTCCCTTCTGCCGTCCACTTGAGAATTTCACACTCGCGCTTGCTGAATTTCATCTCTGGCGACATCACCATCTCCTCTTCCAGGCGTGAGAGCGTCACCAGGCTTAGCTGCACCAGCAGCTGCAGAGAGAGCTCAATCTCATCTGCGCTGAGACTTTTACCCCGGACGGAGGTTTTGGATACCGACAGGAAGCCCATAGCCCGGTTAGGTAGCATCAGACACTGGGTGTAACCTTTACGCAGCCCATGATCGCGCGCCGCGTCCCACATGGTCTGTGCCTCCTGAAACAGGCGGTCGTTCCAGGGGAGATGGCCCTGAATAAAGTTATCCGGCTTCAGCACAGGATCGACGGAAAAATAGTTCTCCGCACAGTAGTGTGCTCTCCAGACATCGGGGTAGGAGGTCTCAAGGAAGGTTTTTGGCCGTGTGAACGGCACCGGATGACGCACGCATAACGAGTAGTAGTCAAATTCCAGCTGCTGCGTCTGACGCTCTAACTCTTTATAGACCTCATCCGCTGCTGTCATCTCACTAAACCGCCGCAGCATTTCCCTTCGCCATGTAAAAAAATCAATATCCTGCATACTGAGCGCGAAAACCCCGTTCGTTATATATTTATTATGAATGTATAAAACTATCACATAAATCTTATTTCTAGATCCAAATTATCCGACTCGTGGGAAATTAACTGAATTTATATACCAGCCGAAGCGGGATTAACGGGAGAAATGGCGGGGTGTTAGCCGATTGTTAAGGCCGATGACCATAACGCACCCACCGCTGTAACAAGCCGATGGGCGCGTAACGGGGCACTACTGCATGAGGAATTTTTCCAGGAACTGGCGAGTGCGCGGCTGCTGCGGGTCGGCAAACAGCGTTTTGGCTGGCCCCTGCTCCACTATCCGGCCCTGATCCATAAAGATCGCGCGATCGGCCACGTCCCGCGCGAAGCTCATCTCATGGGTGACAATCACCATAGTCCGTTTCTCCTGTGCCAGCTGACGAATCGTGCTTAGCACCTCTCCTACCAGCTCAGGATCCAGCGCTGAGGTGGGCTCATCAAAGAGGATCACGTCCGGGCGCATCGCCAGCGCGCGGGCAATGGCGACACGCTGCTGCTGCCCGCCCGAGAGGCGTTTCGGGTAGCTGGTCTCCTTGCCGCTCAATCCCACTTTCGCCAGCAGCTCCCGGGCGCGGGCCTCGGCTTCGGCTTTCGCTTCGCCCTTAACAATCACCGGTCCCTCAATGATATTTTCCAGTACCGTGCGGTGGGGAAAGAGGTTAAAGCTCTGAAACACAAAGCCAACGTGCTGACGCAGCTGGCGGATCTCTCCTTTCTGCTGGCTTAACGCCCGCGCCGTATCAATGGTAATGGTACCCACGCGGATACTGCCACTCTCCGGGTGCTCCAGCAGGTTGATGCAGCGCAGCAGCGTCGTTTTTCCAGAGCCGCTGGGGCCGACGATCGCGACCACCTCCCCTTCGTTGACCTCTAAATCAATGCCGTGCAGCACCGTCTGGCCGTGAAACTTCTTCACCAGGTTTTTCACTTCAATCGCACTCATTTCGGATCGCGCTCCTGACGGTTAAGCTGGTTTTCAAAATAGTTCTGCAACGCAGAAAGTACCGTGGCCATCACCCAGTAGATCAGGGAGGCGGCGAGATACATGGTAAAGACCTCCAGCGTCCGGGAGGTGATCAGCTGCGCCTGGCGGAACAGCTCCGGCACCTGAATCGTCGCCGCCAGCGAGGTATCTTTTACCAGGCTGATAAAACTGTTGCTGAGCGGCGGCAGCGCTACCCTGGCCGCCTGAGGTAAAATGGCGCGGCGCAAGGTTTGCCACGGGGTCATACCGATACTGGCCGCGGCCTCCCACTGCCCCTTATCGATTGAGGAGATGGCAGCGCGCAGCGTTTCAGAGGTGTAGGCCGCCGTATTGAGCGACAGGCCGATCATCGCCGCCGGAAGCGGATCCAGTTCGATGCCGAACTGCGGCAGACCGTAGTAAATCATAAATAGCTGGGCAATCAGCGGCGTACCGCGAAATACGGAGATATAAAAGCGTGCCAGCCACCGTACCGGCGCAATGGCTGACATCCGCATCAGCGCCAGCACAAAGCCGAGCAGCAGGCCAAAGAACATCCCGCCAATACTGAGCTGTAACGTAAATACCGCCCCGCGCAGCAGGTACGGCAATGACTCTATCACCAGTTGAATACTCTCTTGCATTATAGTTTTTCTGCCTGAATGTTAAACATGGGGATGGTAGGCAAAGAGCGCAGGCGCGCCGCCGGTATGAATAAACAGGATCGGCCCCTGATCCTTGAAACGGTGCTGGTTAATGCCATCGATCAGCCCGGCCATCGCTTTTCCGGTATAGACCGGATCCAGCAGAATACCCTCCAGGCGGGCCAGCAGCGCAATCGCCTCCAGGCCCTCTTCATTTGGCGTGCCGTAGCCGGGCGCAAAGTACTCATCCCACAGCACGATGTCCGCCTTCGCCTCAACCTCAAGCTCGCGGGCGATGGCCTGCTGAAGCGCAACCACTTTCGGCTTCTGCTCGTCACGCTTGCGGGAGACGGTCACGCCAATCAGCTCCGCCTCGGGCATCAGCTGTTCAAGGCCAACCGCCAGCCCGGCGTGCGTCCCGGCACTGCCGGATGCCACCACGATGGAAGAGAGCTCTACCGCCCCTTCACACTGCTGGGCAATCTCCAGGGCGCTCTCTACATAGCCCAGTGCGCCCAGCGCGTTCGAGCCGCCGACCGGAATAACATAGGGACGAAAACCCTGAGCTTCAATACGCGTCGCCAGCTCGGCCAGCTGCGCTACCGGATCGGTGAGGGCATCGCACATCTCAATCTGCGCGTTGAAAAGATCCAGCAGCAGCCGGTTGCCGTTAGTGAGATAGTTTTCTGCCCGCGTGCCGATGGGATTTTCCAGCAGCGCCACGCAGTGCAGGCCAAGCTTAGCCGCCACGGCGGCGGTTTGGCGTACGTGATTTGACTGGATCGCCCCGGCGGTGATCAGCGTGTCTGCGCCCTCCCGCAGCGCATCGGCGGCGAGGAACTCCAGCTTGCGCAGCTTGTTACCGCCCAGCGCCATCGGCGTGACGTCGTCGCGTTTGATATAGATTTCACGACCCAGATAGTCAGAGAAGCGCGGCAGGTACTCCAGCGGCGTCGGTGCGCCAATAAATTCGAGACGCGGAAAACGGGTCAGGTTTTGCAAGGACATAGGGCCTCCGGTGGCCGATTTAAGACGTGCATGGTGGTAATTATGTACCTTTAGCGGCAGAAATAAAAAAGGCGCTTCAATAAGCGCCTTTTTACCGCCGGTGAACGTTACTTAGTTACATCAGCACCGAACCATTTTTCTGACAGCGCCTTCAGGCTACCGTCTTTCTGCATAGCGGCAATCGCATCGTCAACCGCCTTCAGCAGGTCCTGATTGTCTTTACGCAGCGCCACGCCTGCTTCCTGACGGGAGAACGGCTCGCCCGCTACCGCCAGCGTATCTTTGGTCTTTTTCACCAGATCCAGCGCCGCCAGACGATCCACCAGAATGGCATCGATACGGCCTACGCGCAGATCCTGGTATTTGGTCGGGTCATCATCATAGGTACGAATATCCACGCCCTGGACGTTCTTGCGCAGCCACTCTTCATAGTTGGTTCCCAGACCGACACCGACCTTTTTATCTTTCAGATCGGCTGCGGTTTTGATCCCGCTTTCATTGCCTTTCTTCACCAGCGCCTGAATACCGGAGACGGTGTACGGGGTAGAGAAGTCATATTTTTTCTTACGCTCGTCGGAGATCGTGACCTGGTTGATCACCACGTCGATGCGCTTGGAGTCCAGCGAGGCCAGCATACCGTCCCACTTGGTGGGCTTCAGCGAGGCTTTTACGCCGAGGTGTTTTGCCAGCTCTTCCGCAAACTCGACTTCAAAGCCGGTGAGCTTGCCGTCATCGCCCTGATAGCTGAACGGCGGGTAGGTGCCTTCCAGCCCGACCAGCAGCGTGCCGCGATCTTTAACTTTCTTCAACAGGCCTTCGTCAGCGAAGGATTTCGCGCTCACGCCGGCCATCAGCGCAACAGCCATTACACCCATCAGCGCCTGACGACCCAAAAGTGCTAATTTCATAGTTACCCCGAAGATAAAAATTGGTTGATAGGCAGTGTAAGGTGCTGACCCACAAGGTACAAACACCTGTACGCTACATATTATTCACTTTTAATATATATCAGAAGTTGCGCCGGAAGCGATTTTCTGACTGGCCATAAAGTGCGCCTGGGCTTTGAATTGCGCATATTTGCGCAGGGCGATCCGGTAATTATTGGTACTGGTCGTGGGTAGCCACGGCTCCAGAACTTCATCCAGAAAACCGTCTTCAAGCTGGTCGGGGGTTATACGGTGGGCGGTAAGATGGTTGCCAAGGCGGCGCAGGCGTACGACATACTCACGTACCGTGCCGTGGCTCATTTCGGTTTGCTCAAACAGATACTGTTTAAAGCCAATGATATCAAAAAAGTCGCTCTGCTCTTTGCAATGCAGATCGCCGCAGAAGCGGCAAAGGGCAACCCACTCTTTCTGCTCTAGCTCCCAGCCCGCTTCGTCCAGCAGCGTGTCGAGGCGCGAGATAGCAATTTTGTTGACGATTTCGCCCCGACGCACCAGCGTGATACGGTCGAGCAGTTTATGGCAATGGGCGCAATGCGTCTGGCTGTGTTTAAAGTCTTTAAGGTAGCGGCTTAATGGCCGTCTTTTTACTTGTAGCACCGTCATGATAACTCCTGGTTGTCAATACGTTGTGCGACATCGTTCAGGCAGCAATCGTTGCTGCCTATAACTTACCCAGTTTGGTACGTAAGCGTTTAATGGCCTGGCTATGGAGCTGGCTGACCCGTGACTCTCCCACGTCCAGCACCGCGCCGATCTCTTTGAGATTCAGCTCTTCCTGGTAGTAGAGCGTCAATACCAGCTGCTCACGTTCCGGCAAGGCTTCGATCGCCTCCATCACGCGATGGCGAAGATTGCTCTCCAGCAGCTGATGTAACGGGTTCTCCTGCTGGTGATCGTCAGTCACCAGCTCAATGCTATCGCCGTGCTCTTCACGCCACTCGTCATAGGAGAAGAGCTGGCTATTATTGGTGTCGAGCAACATCTGACGATACTCTTCGACAGAAATATTGAGCCGCTGCGCAACTTCGGTTTCCGTTGCGTTACGGCCTAACTCCTGCTCCAGCTGCCCCATCGCCTGCGCCACTTCGCGGGCGTTACGCCGGACGCTACGTGGCACCCAATCGCGGCTGCGCAACTCGTCCAGCATTGCGCCACGAATACGCTGCACTGCGTAAGTGGTAAATGCCGTTCCTTGCAGAGCGTCGTATCGGTCAACTGCATTTAATAACCCGATACCGCCCGCCTGTAGCAGATCGTCCAGTTCCACACTCGCCGGCAAGCGCACCTGCAGGCGCAATGCTTCGTGACGCACTAGCGGTACATAACGTTGCCACAGCGAGTGTTTATCCATTACACCATCAGCGGTATAGAGTGTATTCACGATAAACAGCCCTGCGTTAAATGAGTTATCGGCATGATTATCCGATTCTGGAGGGGTTTTAATCGAATGAATAGGGATATAAAAAGCGGTTTATTTTACTAGTCTGACCTGACGCAATCGAAGTTAGAAAGCACTATAACGTGCGTTTATCCCACCATTCCATATACCTCCTCTCCTGTATGCTGTTGCTATTGTGTCAATACTATCAACCAGAAGCGTGAAAGAGTATGGATATTAAAATGATTCGCTTACAGACTCACGGCGACGATCGCGGTTCGCTAGTTGCTCTGGAACAAGAAAATAATATTCCATTTGAAATTAAACGTGTCTACTACATGTTTAAAACCGGACAAAACGTTCGCCGGGGATGCCACGCTCACCGCCGTCTCCGTCAGGTGGCGATTGCTGTCCGCGGCTCCTGTCGCTTTTTACTGGATAATGGTCGTGAGCAGATTGAATTGCTGCTGGATAACCCTGCCCAGGGTTTGCTAATCGATTCGTTTATCTGGCGTGAAATGTATGAGTTTTCGGAAGATTGCGTGTTGATGGTATTAGCTGACCAACTCTATGACGAAACGGATTACGTACGTAACTATAACGATTTTCTTGAGATCGCTAAAAAAGCGCCCCTGATCCCCCATAAGTTAATTCAGGCTTAATATTACTTATGAAAGTCGACTTTCTAAATTTAAAAAAAGTAAATGCGCGGTACGAAGAGGCGTTACGCGACGCCTGCTTATCGGTCATCAACTCCGGTTACTACATCGGCGGCGAACAGCTGGGCGCCTTTGAAAGCGAATTTGCACGCTACTGTGGGGCAGCGTTTTGTATCGGTGTTGGTAATGGCCTTGAGGCGCTGAGCCTGGTATTACGCGCATGGAAAATGGCAGGCAAACTCGCTGATGGCGATGAGGTGATTGTTCCGGCCAATACCTTTATTGCTACGGTATTGGCGATTACCGGCAATAACCTCACGCCGGTGCTTGTCGAGCCGGATCCTAACATCTATAACCTGACGCGCGCTGGTATAGAGAAGCACATAACGGCTCGAACCCGCGTAGTGATCCCTGTCCATCTCTATGGTCAGCTCGCGCCGATGGATGAGATCCTGTCGCTGGCGAAAGAGCATAACCTGCTGGTGCTTGAAGATGCGGCTCAGGCCCACGGCGCACAGCAGCAGGCTATTAAAGCGGGTAGCTGGGGCCATGCGGCTGCTTTTAGCTTTTATCCCGGTAAGAATCTTGGCGCGCTGGGTGATGCCGGGGCGATCGTAACCCACGATCCTGAACTTGCACAGGTGCTCAGGGCGCTGCGTAACTATGGCTCGCAGGAGAAGTACCAGCACATCTATGCCGGAGTGAATAGCCGCCTGGATGAGATGCAGGCCGCCATGCTGCGGGTTAAGCTACCCTATCTGGATGAAGAGACCCAAGCCAGGCAGCGCGCAGCGGCACGCTATCTGGCCGGGATCATGAATCCGCAGATCGTCCTGCCTACGGTGACGCATCCTCTGGCCCACGTCTGGCACCTGTTTGTTATTCAGTGTGAAAAACGTGAGGCGCTGCAGGCGTGGCTGGCGGAGAAAGGGATTCAGACGCTGATTCATTACCCCGTGCCGCCGCATAAGCAACCCGCCTATGCCCAGTTGAACACTCTGTCGCTGCCCGTGACTGAAAAACTACATCGGCAGGTGCTCTCCCTTCCCCTTTCCTCTGTGCTAACGGACGCCGAACTGGACTACGTTATTGACGCTATCAACGCATTCCGCTGAGCGATAACAGGTCAATTATCGCCCGGTGACGCTACGCTTACCGGGCCTGCAAACCGCACCAGGCCCGGCTTCTGCGCTTAACCCGGTAGCCAGGCTCTGGCCCACTCTTCGGCGGCATTGGTATCCAGCATATAGTCAGAGCGGATGGCCTGATACAGCGCCCTGCCCATCTGCGCGCTCGCCTGCGGATCGGCCAGGTGCATGCGAATTGCATCCTGCCAATCTTTAAAGCGGTTCCTCACTCTGGTCGCCGGCAGCGAACCGCGGTAGCAGGGTACGTCGCTGCAGATCACCGGAATGGCGCATGCGCCATACTCCAGCAGACGCAGGTTGCTCTTACAGGCGTTGAAATGGTTGTCCTCTACGGGGGCCAGGGCCAAATCCAGGTTAAGCGAGGCAAGCTTTTTCGGGTACAGCTCGATATCCACGCCAAAGTGGAACTCTTTGACATAGGGGCGCAGCTTCGGTGGGCACATGCCAAAGAAGATCCAGTCGACCTCATCCGCAAATGCCTTGATGACGTCAAAGATCATCTCCAGATCCCCGGTATGGCTGGATCCACCTGCCCAGCCGACGCGCGGCTTATCACCTTGCCCGCGCAGGCTGGTCTGATTGTCCCACCAGTCATAAGAGAGACGGTTTTTGCGTACCACAATATCAGGATGGATATTCGCGAAGGCCTCTGCCAGTGGCTCCGTCGAAACCACAAAGCGGTCCATATAGCCCACGCTTTTACGTAGCATCTTCATAACATCATTACCAAACTCTACCCGATGATGGTTTTTAATAGGGATATTGGGTAGATAGTCGTCCAGTTCGAAGACTTTAAATACGTCTGAGCGTTTACCAATGATTCTCGCCCACTCATGGAATTCCGAGGTGAGCTGACGTTGCATGATAATGCTGTCGGGTTTGTAGCGCTCCATATACGGTACGCTGAGAAACGTCTCGGAGAGCTTACCATCAACGATGCCCGCGTCGCGCATGGCCTCAAAGGGCTTAATAATCCGGTAGTAACCGCAGCCTGCGAAGTCACCCATATGGGGTAGCACAACCGGCAGCGGCTTCCAGTCCAGCGGACGCCAGCTCAGTAAACTATCAGGACAGACGTTAAACTGCTCCCCTGTCAGGGAGAGATTAACGTTATAGGCGGGATCGTTAGCGATAAGCGGCATCCAGCGGCGGTATAGCTCGTCATCATCCTGTTCAGCCTGCAGGTCGAGCTTCTCGCGTGCTTTTTCATTCTGCGGTTTACTGGCCGCCACGCTGCGCAGTACGCGCGCATACGGCGTCCATACCGTCAAATAACCCAGTTGTCGGACACGTAGACAAAAATCAACATCGCTATAATGGTGCAGCGTCTCATCCATACCATTGACGTTGATAAATACCTCCCGGCGCACCAGCATAAAATCACTGGAGACCGCAGAGTAGTTTTGATCGGCATGAAGACGTTGCATGTGCCCTTTGTTGACATCATTCATGCCGTAGAAAGCCTCACCCGCGACGCCGTTAACACCCAGCACATAGCCCGCGTGGCGTATAGTACCGTCGGCATACACCTGTTTCCCTCCGACTATTCCCACCTCCGGCCGCTCACCGTGGTTAAGCAGGTTATGTAGCCACTCGTTTTCAACAATGGCTAAGCCGGAGTGCAGCAGGCAGAGATACTCTCCCTGGGCAACGGCTGCCCCAAGGTTAGCCCGGGTCGCGTAGCGCCATTCACCACTCGCCTTGACCACGCGGATCCGCGCCGGATCTACCGCCACCACAGAGTCAAGCCAGCGTTGAGTCTCATCGCTTTGCCGATCGTTAACGACCATAATCAGCTCGTAGTTCATCCACGCCGTTTTTTCGATAATCGTTAAGACGCAGGACATGAGTGCGGCAGTATCGTCATCACCAATGACCACCAGCGACACCCGCGGCGTTCCGGCATGATGATAGCGCAGCCGTAGGTTTCCATAGGCCGCTGGCTCTACTTCGGCATTGGCGTAGCCGCGATTATTCAGATGTCGTTGAACTACGGCTATCTCATCAGCGTGATTCTCTTCCGTCGCGGGCAGATGCAGGAGCGGTTCACCCAGATGACCCAGCGCGTTAAAGCCTTGAGTTTCAATAATTTTCAGGGTCAGATCCAGCTCGTAAGCGCCTGCCCGCTGCGGATCAAACCCACCGGCGGCCTGCAGCACTTCACGTCGCCACAGCCAGCGATGCGCCATATTGGCCGGGGAGCTGAGTAAGAGATCGAGATTGAAGTCGGGACGGAATTTCGCGCCTACCTTTCTGCCATCCAGGGTGAAACTCTCATCGCAATAGACGGCAAGCAGCTCCCCCGCTTGGGTCAGCGTGGTCGTTAACGCGGTCAAACCAGAGGGATGAAACTCCGTGCCGGCATCAACAAAAATTAACCAGTCGCTTTGCGTCTCGGTGATGACAGTATTGAACGCGGCCATTTTACTATCGCGATCGGCGACAAGATAGCTGACGCCTGCCGGGGCGGTATCACCAATGACAAGCGTCTCTAATGTCAGGCCAGTGCGAGTCTGCTGGGGTAATGACGCCAGGGTAGCCGCTAACGCTGCGTCTGACGCCTCGGTGGCGTTAACCACCACCAGCAGCGTCGTACTCAAGCCATGCTGTGTCAGGTAGCCGTCAATCAGCTTTTCCTGCACCGGCAGCAGCGTCCGCGCCGCCAGCCAGTGGTCAAAATAGCGCTGCTTAAGATCGTTCTCCATGGCATCATGAATGTCTTGATAAGCAAAATCCTTCGGCGAATGCAGTAGCGCTACGCGGACGTGGCTGCCCTTAATATTTCGTTCCTCGGCTATCGTAGCAACAAATTGTTGGTAACGATCCTGGCTGCGTTTTGAACGATCTTTCTCTGCTCTGGCCAGCTCACTTTTCTGACTGCGAGAGACGCGAAAACTGCTCAGCGGTTTTGTTAAATAGGCAAGATGGCCTTTACGCAACACCTTGGTGAATAGGGTCAGATCTTCGAGATAGATCATCTGCTCATCATCAAGACTAAACACGGCCTCTGACGAATCCATTAATTCAAGAATATCGTCCCGGTACATCAGAACGGTGCATGGCTCCCCGATAAAGTTCATCGTATATTGCTGTTGAAAGCCAAAAAAGTCATCGCCATGGATGATGCTATCTTCAATCACCGGGCATGCCGTGGCGAGAATATCGGGCTGCGGCTTGTTTTCGGCATTAATACGAATACGCCGCGAGGTTGCAATACGGATCTCATCGCTTGCTTCGATCGCGCTAACCAGTTCCGACACACAGTCAGGAGCAAGCAGATCGTCATCGGAAAATAGCTTGATGTATTTACCCTTGCTCTCGCGGAAACACTTCTCGTGGTTGCCGACGTCGCCTAAAGCAGGCTGATTGCGGGAGTAGATGATCGGATGGCGGCTTTTCCCCTGGTAGCCTTTAACTATTTCGCCAGGTTCGCCGTGGGGTGAGTCATCACTGACGATAATTTCACAGTGGGGATAATCCTGTGCCATGGCACTGGCGAGCGCCTGCTCAAACCAGGTCGTTTTATACGTTGGAATAATAATACTGACGAGCGCTGGACGAGCCATCGACATTTTCAACCTACCCTGTTCTCTTGCTGTTATGGGAAAGCAGCCCACATTTATTAAATAAAAACCACTTTAACCAAAACACCCCGATTCGATTGGCGCATTAGTTTTAGAAAACCCCTCTATTCCCGGCGTTAGCCAGAGGGTAAGGCACGGGCAAAAAAAAACCCGGCAGCGCCGGGTTTTTTATCTCTGCGTTGAAAATTAACGCAGCAGGGACAGCATGGTCTGCGGAACCTGGTTGGCCTGGGCCAGTACGGAAGAGCCAGCCTGCTGCAGGATCTGCGCGCGGGACATGTTGGACACTTCGGTCGCGTAGTCGGAGTCCTGAATACGGCTGCGGGCAGACGTCAGGTTGCTCACGGTGTTGTTCAGGTTGGTGATGGTGGACTCGAAACGGTTCTGGGAAGCACCCAGCAGGCTGCGCTGAGAGTCAACAGACTTGATTGCCGCATCGATGTCTGCCAGCGGGGTGGTGCCAGCCGCTGCGCCAGTTGCGCCGCCGGTCACTTTGCCTTTCAGTACGTCGAAACCAACGGCTTCGGTGGTACGGGCGTTGCCGTTCACGGTGTCGGTACCGGACGCCATCGCTTTGCTGTTCAGGGTGGTGCCGGACACGCCTGCAGCCGCCAGGTTGAAGCTGTCGCTGGAGCTGATTTTGATACCGATGGTTTCAGCGTCTTTAGAGCCAACCTGGAAGTTGTAGGTGCTGGAGCTTGCACCGGTGTTCAGCACTTTGATGCCGTTGAAATCGGTCTGCTTGGTTACACGATCCACTTCTTTCATACGTTCGTTAACTTCCGCCTGGATGGAGTCAACGTCGGATGCGGAGTTGGAGCTGTTCTGCGCCTGAACGGTCAGGTCACGGATACGCTGCAGGTTGTTGTTGATTTCGCCCAGCGCGCCTTCAGCGGTCTGTGCCAGGGAGATACCGTCGTTGGCGTTACGTGCCGCTACGGTCAGGCCGTTGATGTTGGAGGTGAAGCGGTTAGCAATCGCCTGGCCAGCAGCATCGTCTTTTGCGCTGTTGATACGCAGACCGGAGGACAGACGCTCGATAGAGGTGCCCAGGGAAGACTGAGACTTGGTCAGGTTGTTCTGAGTCGTCAGCGACAGGGTGTTAGTGTTGATCACTGCCATGGTAAATA
Above is a genomic segment from Enterobacter sp. C2 containing:
- a CDS encoding DUF2594 family protein: MSTPDFSTAENNQQLAQEVACMKALVTLMLQALGQADAGRIILKMEKQIAQMENDAQADVFANTVKQIKQAYRQ
- a CDS encoding RNA polymerase sigma factor FliA encodes the protein MNTLYTADGVMDKHSLWQRYVPLVRHEALRLQVRLPASVELDDLLQAGGIGLLNAVDRYDALQGTAFTTYAVQRIRGAMLDELRSRDWVPRSVRRNAREVAQAMGQLEQELGRNATETEVAQRLNISVEEYRQMLLDTNNSQLFSYDEWREEHGDSIELVTDDHQQENPLHQLLESNLRHRVMEAIEALPEREQLVLTLYYQEELNLKEIGAVLDVGESRVSQLHSQAIKRLRTKLGKL
- the fliZ gene encoding flagella biosynthesis regulatory protein FliZ encodes the protein MTVLQVKRRPLSRYLKDFKHSQTHCAHCHKLLDRITLVRRGEIVNKIAISRLDTLLDEAGWELEQKEWVALCRFCGDLHCKEQSDFFDIIGFKQYLFEQTEMSHGTVREYVVRLRRLGNHLTAHRITPDQLEDGFLDEVLEPWLPTTSTNNYRIALRKYAQFKAQAHFMASQKIASGATSDIY
- the tcyJ gene encoding cystine ABC transporter substrate-binding protein, with the protein product MKLALLGRQALMGVMAVALMAGVSAKSFADEGLLKKVKDRGTLLVGLEGTYPPFSYQGDDGKLTGFEVEFAEELAKHLGVKASLKPTKWDGMLASLDSKRIDVVINQVTISDERKKKYDFSTPYTVSGIQALVKKGNESGIKTAADLKDKKVGVGLGTNYEEWLRKNVQGVDIRTYDDDPTKYQDLRVGRIDAILVDRLAALDLVKKTKDTLAVAGEPFSRQEAGVALRKDNQDLLKAVDDAIAAMQKDGSLKALSEKWFGADVTK
- the dcyD gene encoding D-cysteine desulfhydrase, encoding MSLQNLTRFPRLEFIGAPTPLEYLPRFSDYLGREIYIKRDDVTPMALGGNKLRKLEFLAADALREGADTLITAGAIQSNHVRQTAAVAAKLGLHCVALLENPIGTRAENYLTNGNRLLLDLFNAQIEMCDALTDPVAQLAELATRIEAQGFRPYVIPVGGSNALGALGYVESALEIAQQCEGAVELSSIVVASGSAGTHAGLAVGLEQLMPEAELIGVTVSRKRDEQKPKVVALQQAIARELEVEAKADIVLWDEYFAPGYGTPNEEGLEAIALLARLEGILLDPVYTGKAMAGLIDGINQHRFKDQGPILFIHTGGAPALFAYHPHV
- the sdiA gene encoding transcriptional regulator SdiA, encoding MQDIDFFTWRREMLRRFSEMTAADEVYKELERQTQQLEFDYYSLCVRHPVPFTRPKTFLETSYPDVWRAHYCAENYFSVDPVLKPDNFIQGHLPWNDRLFQEAQTMWDAARDHGLRKGYTQCLMLPNRAMGFLSVSKTSVRGKSLSADEIELSLQLLVQLSLVTLSRLEEEMVMSPEMKFSKRECEILKWTAEGKTSAEIAMILSISENTVNFHQKNMQKKFNAPNKTQIACYAAATGFI
- the tcyL gene encoding cystine ABC transporter permease, whose amino-acid sequence is MQESIQLVIESLPYLLRGAVFTLQLSIGGMFFGLLLGFVLALMRMSAIAPVRWLARFYISVFRGTPLIAQLFMIYYGLPQFGIELDPLPAAMIGLSLNTAAYTSETLRAAISSIDKGQWEAAASIGMTPWQTLRRAILPQAARVALPPLSNSFISLVKDTSLAATIQVPELFRQAQLITSRTLEVFTMYLAASLIYWVMATVLSALQNYFENQLNRQERDPK
- a CDS encoding DegT/DnrJ/EryC1/StrS family aminotransferase, yielding MKVDFLNLKKVNARYEEALRDACLSVINSGYYIGGEQLGAFESEFARYCGAAFCIGVGNGLEALSLVLRAWKMAGKLADGDEVIVPANTFIATVLAITGNNLTPVLVEPDPNIYNLTRAGIEKHITARTRVVIPVHLYGQLAPMDEILSLAKEHNLLVLEDAAQAHGAQQQAIKAGSWGHAAAFSFYPGKNLGALGDAGAIVTHDPELAQVLRALRNYGSQEKYQHIYAGVNSRLDEMQAAMLRVKLPYLDEETQARQRAAARYLAGIMNPQIVLPTVTHPLAHVWHLFVIQCEKREALQAWLAEKGIQTLIHYPVPPHKQPAYAQLNTLSLPVTEKLHRQVLSLPLSSVLTDAELDYVIDAINAFR
- a CDS encoding FdtA/QdtA family cupin domain-containing protein; the encoded protein is MDIKMIRLQTHGDDRGSLVALEQENNIPFEIKRVYYMFKTGQNVRRGCHAHRRLRQVAIAVRGSCRFLLDNGREQIELLLDNPAQGLLIDSFIWREMYEFSEDCVLMVLADQLYDETDYVRNYNDFLEIAKKAPLIPHKLIQA
- the tcyN gene encoding L-cystine ABC transporter ATP-binding protein TcyN, with the protein product MSAIEVKNLVKKFHGQTVLHGIDLEVNEGEVVAIVGPSGSGKTTLLRCINLLEHPESGSIRVGTITIDTARALSQQKGEIRQLRQHVGFVFQSFNLFPHRTVLENIIEGPVIVKGEAKAEAEARARELLAKVGLSGKETSYPKRLSGGQQQRVAIARALAMRPDVILFDEPTSALDPELVGEVLSTIRQLAQEKRTMVIVTHEMSFARDVADRAIFMDQGRIVEQGPAKTLFADPQQPRTRQFLEKFLMQ